Genomic DNA from Candidatus Neomarinimicrobiota bacterium:
AGTTTAACAGCCGGGTTTCCCATGGGTGTGTTAGGAGACACGTGTACTGTTTCTCTTTCAGCGGATATTGCGGAAGAGAAAGATCCTCAGGCTCTTTTTGTGAGTGACGCACTTGTTACTATACAAGCTGTGGGAGAGGGTGAGCGGGACACGCTCTTTCCTGTCCTCGGTTCTCCTGGTCGGTACCTGCCAAGATCTTCGGTTATTTTTGAACCGGGTAAAACCTACAGACTGGAAACCAGCTGGCAAGACTATACGGTATATGGTGAAACTACGGTACCTGAGAAGATTGAATTTTTTAGCCCATCTGGTGAGACGTACATCTGTGGTGGTGAAGAGAGGGTGGTGGATGTTATCAATACGGACAATTTTGACATAACTTGGTTACAGCAGGTGGAGAGTTTTGAAGAAGTATTACAAAAAATTGACTTTACAAAAATCTCTACAGTGATCTACAAAAATGAGAGATGTTATGTGGGCAGTTTTGTATCTTTTCCTCTCTTCTTTCTGAATTTCAACTCTGAGGATTACAATACAATTCAGATATCCTCATTTGCGTTAGAGGCTGAGAAACGGGGCTTGGAGCCTTTCAGTGAAAACAGCAGTAGCGACTATTTTGATTACAACAGAAACGGAATCCGTGATTCCACTTTTGTGAATCTGATCTATGACACTACACAGCTTTATCAGCTTTGGAAAGAGGACTACTTACGCCTTGAGAATGGTGATCCATACCGAATCAATCCATTCCAGTGGCAAGTAGTGGAATCCCCGATCCCTATGAGTTGGTTGTTTTTCAATTATTATGGACTACACCTTATTACTCTCTCTGCCACTGATGAAGCTTATTATAACTACTACAGCGGCGACCCAGTAGCTCAGAATCAGTTTCTTCTCCCCCAAGGCAATATTGTGGACGGATACGGCCTCTTTTTTTCCAGAGCCTCCAGAGGGTTCCTGGTCAATATTGCACGTGATTCAACCTCTAGGTTTTAAATTCCACCTACATGAAAACAATTTTTTCTGAGAAGGTGGACCATCTCATCCTATAGAACCTCTTTTGGTTCAGGCCCCACAGGCCTAGCAGTCACCTTTTCCGTCTGGATTGTTACTGTGGGGGTCAGTTCTTATCTCTACCCTCCATTGTGATCCCTTCGTGCAGAATCAGTATTAGTTTCCCGATTCGAATGTGGAAGGTGGTTATGGTCTGTTCTATTCCTCTTCAGTGAAGTTCTTCTATGTGAACATCGTCCCCGGCGATTAATCAGAAAAGCCGCGTAAAGAGCTTACTGTCTTTCTGGCATCCCAAACTGCTTCCGGAAGAGTGAACTTTCATGCTAACTTCCTGTTGAACCTCTCATTCACTCAACTGACCGGTTATCATGTACAGGAGAATCTTTGGCACAGGCCCCACCGGAATTGGCGCAACTGTTGCCATCTGGTTTCTCGCTTTGAAGATTGAGCGGTGGATCGGTATTCCTTCTATCAGTATGGGGGAGACCTTTCGTCTGCTCCTCCTGATTCTTTTTGTAGCCGATGCGACGTTTATGACTGTCTGGAGCTTCATAGCGCTTCCCATTCCCGTGCGCGGCGATAAACTGGTTACCACTGGTCCTTTCCGGTGGGTGCGCCACCCGTTTTATGCAGCCATCATCTGGAGCGGGACGGGGGCGGTGGCCATCTGGCACTATTCGTGGACCGCCATCTTCTCAGTAATCCTCATCAATCTGTTCTGGACGTGGCATATTCAGCAAGAGGAGAGGTTTATGGTGGAGAAGTTTGGCGATGAATACCGGCGTTACACTGAAGAGACGGGGCAGTTCTTTCCGCTGCTCAGGAAGAGTGGTGATCCTTCATGAGCTCGGTTGAGTTAGAGAGAGAAGTGAGTGAGGGAAGCTGTCAGGTAAGCCGGTGAATACAGTCTAATGCGCAAGAGGCCGTTGCTAAAATGATGACCGCACCTAAGAAACTCGGCTGGATTATGCTGTTCGGTATCGCCTTCGGACTTATCGAAGCGGCCGTGGTGGTCTATCTGCGGGCGAGCTACTATCCCGAAGGTTTTGATATGACCGTCGGCAGACTGCCGACGGCTATTCTGTGGACAGAAATCATCCGTGAAGCGGCCACAATCGTTGTGCTCATCTCTGTGGGCGTTCTTGCGGGCACGACCTGGCTGGCAAGGACGGGCTCAGTCTTTGTGGCGTTTGGTGTGTGGGATATCTTCTACTATGTCTGGCTCAGGGTGTTTATCGGCTGGCCGGAGACGCTGCTTACGTGGGATGTTCTGTTTCTGATTCCCAAAATGTGGACCGGGCCGGTGCTGGCGCCGGTGCTGGTGAGCTTAGCTCTGGTTGGGTGCGGAGGGTGGATTGTATTGAAGCGGGAGGCCGGTTTGCCGCTCAGAATAGCGGCGCTGGATTGGACGGTGGAAATAGCTGCGGGTGCACTTATCATCGCCGCCTTTCTCTCCAATGACGGCGTTTCCATGCCGGAGACGTTTCCGTGGTGGCTGTTTCTGACGGGACTGGCGGGAGGCGTCTTCTATTTTGTCTGGCGGGTTGAGGGCGGCAAGCCAATTCACAAATAGGTTAATGCCATATCGGCTGCGCCACTTCATCGTTCCGCTGGACAGGAGTATCTTCAGGAAAGTGCTCTATCTGGCGCTGCCTGTCATAGTGGGAAATCTCAGTCGCGTCCTCATGAACGTTGTGGATGTGGCTATGGTAGGCAGGCTCGGCGTCAACGCTCTGGCGGCGGTGGGAATGGGCGGCGTCCTCATCTGGACTGTCTTCAGTGTGGGCATCGCTTTCCGGACGAGCGTGCAGACAATAACGGCTCGCCGCTACGGTGAAAGGAGATGGGCGGACTGCGGCCAAGCCTTAAATAACGGCCTTATCTTTGCGGTAGGCATTGGGGCGGTTGTATCGGTTGTGGGATATCTGGCGGCGGAGACGGTCATTGAATTCCTCATCAAGGATCCGGCCGTTATTCCGCTGGCTGTCATCTATACGCAGTGGTCGTTTGTTGGGGCGGCCTGTATCACGGTGGGGTATGCGTTTCAGGGATTCTTTAACGGCGTGGAGCAGACGAAAGTGCACATGGAAGTGACTATCGCATCGAACCTGCTCAATGTCTATCTGAATGCCGGACTGATCTTCGGCAGTGAGAATCTTGCCTCCATGCTTGCACGCACGCCACTGGGTGACCTGTCCGCTTTTGCGCTCCTCTGGACGCCATTCGACTTTCCCGCTCTGGGGGTGGAAGGGGCCGCCATTGCGACGCTTCTGGCTTCCGTCTGGATGATAGTCCACTATGCAGTTCGGGGGATGATGGGCCAGTTCAAGGCGAAGTACCGTACCTTTTGCGGCGGTGTAAAGAGAGAGACGCTGGAGAAGATCGTTGACATCGCCACACCTCAGGGACTGCAGGAAGTGGGGGTGACGATTGTCTATATCCTCTTCTTCAAGATCATTGCAATGATCGGAACATTGGAGGTGGCAGCGACGGAAGTTGTTTTCACTATCATGACAGCGTCCTTTATGCCCGGGATCGGTTTCGGCGTCGCCTGCGCCACGCTGGTGGGGAAGCATCTGGGGGAGAAGGATCCGCAGCGGGCCGCCGTCAGTATGGTGGAGTCTGTGCGGTGGTCGGTGATCTTCATGGGGAGCATGGGCATCCTGTTCATGACCTTTCCCGCCACCATTCTGCCTTTTTTCACCAATGATCGCCAAGTGATTGAGATGGGCGTGGTGGCGCTTCGTCTTTTGGGCGTGATTCAGTTCTTCGACGCCGTGGGGATGACCCTCTGGTTCGCCCTTACAGGAGCCGGAAACACCAAGTTCCCTGCGGTCATGGACATGGCTCTCGCCTGGGGCGTCTTCCTGCCTCTTTCGTACCTCTCAGCGGTGAAGCTGCAGTTGGGTATTATGGGACCGTGGATCAGTTTCGGCATCTACATCATGCTTTACGCTTCGGTGATAGCGTGGAAGGTGCTGAAGGGGGACTGGAAAGAGATCATAGTGTAAGCTGGCTGACACTACACATCATGTTACAACTGAAAACCTTGAAAAGTAAATTTTACACGCTTACATTTAAACGTTAAAGCAGTGGAGATAAGCTTTATAATATAAGATTAGTCGTCTAGACGAGGCAGCCGGCGGAGGCGCAGTTTAGATTCGCCGGTGAGGGTGCGGAGATTCCTCTGAAAGGAGTCCCCATGGTGTATAGATTGGGGTAAGCTGGAGACGGCTGCACATATTTCTGACTGTTGCATTCGTGTTGATTTCCCCGTCACGGGGGCAGACTACATATCTCAGTGAAGACTTCGAGGATGGCGATATTTCC
This window encodes:
- a CDS encoding isoprenylcysteine carboxylmethyltransferase family protein, coding for MYRRIFGTGPTGIGATVAIWFLALKIERWIGIPSISMGETFRLLLLILFVADATFMTVWSFIALPIPVRGDKLVTTGPFRWVRHPFYAAIIWSGTGAVAIWHYSWTAIFSVILINLFWTWHIQQEERFMVEKFGDEYRRYTEETGQFFPLLRKSGDPS
- a CDS encoding MATE family efflux transporter, translating into MPYRLRHFIVPLDRSIFRKVLYLALPVIVGNLSRVLMNVVDVAMVGRLGVNALAAVGMGGVLIWTVFSVGIAFRTSVQTITARRYGERRWADCGQALNNGLIFAVGIGAVVSVVGYLAAETVIEFLIKDPAVIPLAVIYTQWSFVGAACITVGYAFQGFFNGVEQTKVHMEVTIASNLLNVYLNAGLIFGSENLASMLARTPLGDLSAFALLWTPFDFPALGVEGAAIATLLASVWMIVHYAVRGMMGQFKAKYRTFCGGVKRETLEKIVDIATPQGLQEVGVTIVYILFFKIIAMIGTLEVAATEVVFTIMTASFMPGIGFGVACATLVGKHLGEKDPQRAAVSMVESVRWSVIFMGSMGILFMTFPATILPFFTNDRQVIEMGVVALRLLGVIQFFDAVGMTLWFALTGAGNTKFPAVMDMALAWGVFLPLSYLSAVKLQLGIMGPWISFGIYIMLYASVIAWKVLKGDWKEIIV